In Brachypodium distachyon strain Bd21 chromosome 5, Brachypodium_distachyon_v3.0, whole genome shotgun sequence, the genomic window TTCTTAAAGATCAGTGTGCCGACGTGAACATGGCCATTTCTGATTTTCAAGTGGTTGTTGAAGCTAATAAGAAGACGAAGGAATCCTTGAAACCAAttggggagaagaagagcccTGAGGGAATTTCAGGGATGCTGAAAACAGATGAATCTAAGGAGTCTGTGGGGCTGGAGATTTCATCTGGGGGTAGAACTACATCAGCTGTGGCAGAACAAGAAGTGCATTCACGATTTGTCAAGGTAGAGGTTAGTATCACATATGTAAGCTGTGTATTACTGGATGTATTCTTATTCATTAGTCATTGGTAGACCGCAAAGCCATGCCTGTAATTTACTTTATATTTTGATGGAACATGCATTCTGACTAATCAGTAGGTTGTTATTATCTCAATATGAATAAGCATTAAGCCAAATATGTTTTAGGTTCTATTATGACTTCAATATCAGCAATATTATTCATTAGATGTGTTCTGAAATTCTGCCAGTTGAACCCTTTCAAAGTGATTGTAGAGTTGAGACTGCATCTTGGCTGTGCCATGTGACATGATGTGTGGATAGCCATCACCATAGCAATGTTATAACTGACCAGCTAATGCTAGGCTTCcaaaaagtaaaagaaaaatgaagtgTACCGAATtgtgattttcttttgtgtAATTATGACAGCAAATGTGCTGGCATAGATTGGACAATCGCAGTACAAGTAGCAGGCCAAACTTTGTGAGAATATGTGAATCTATTGTTGATGTTAGTCACAATTGCTTACTGTGGTCAGAAAAAATGCTGGACAGGACGGCTGAAGGGGCTATGGTAGTGGAAGGGAGAGAAATACAATGAATTGGGTGATAAAATTTATGTGAGGGCATGATGGTAATCCATTGTTATGAAGTCGTCAACTAATTGTCAAGTAGCTGGGGGCTTACTGACGTGAGCCTATGACCAGGCTAGAACGTTTTTCTTCTTAAGTAGGTTAGAATTAGAATTTGAGTTGGCAACTAGGCCACCCCTATCGTACTCAGTTTTCAGAGAACACTTGCTTTTTTCTAGTTTTGGGTGTAACAGTTATTTTGaattatctttttttaatgCAACAGCAAATCTTACTGGTATTAAATAATACTCTATCATACTGGATTCTACAGCTTATGCCACATCAATTGCAAAAATAGTTCCGAAGGTTCTATCACAATTGGGCTTGGTGGCAGAGGTAGTATCATAAAATAGCCATCTGTGCATATTGTTGCCCGGCAATGTGCCCACACGAATTGTGGTTAACCGTTGATTGGCCTGCTAATTGTGGCTACCAGGTGTTCGAGAAACTGCATTATCATCGAATTGTTACTATTGTTGATTTTGGCGTTGGCGCCGACATGGAATCTTATTGCGATGGCTGTGTTGGGTCTCCCAGTTGGTCACCATGAGTTTGTCACAATGTGTCtatttccagtggcgggtgtGGAATCAGATTTCCTGACATCAATAGTATGGATCCTAGCATTGAGGATCTCCATGTCAGCATTGGCGAGAGTAGTTTGGAATTGGAGGGTCTGGAAGGTACCATCCAAAGTGGCTGACTTGGTCATGCATGTTAGTTAGGTTTGTTCAGTGAGGAGAAAGGGTCGGAGGATAAAATCATCGGGTTAGGCAGGGTGGTTGTTGTGTTGTGGTTTGGATGGCTGATGGATTGGAGAGACTTGAAATGTTTGCTGGAGGTTGTATTTTGGCTCACGCACTGAAACCTCCCTTGTTCTTCCGTCTGCCATTCCACATTCAGGTGCTAATTGAGTCAACTTCAAAATAATAACTAATTTTACCCATAATAGAAATTTAATAGGTATAATCTAATAAAAGAATCATAGAAACTAGTCTGTTGTGATCAAATAACCCAAGGTGCTGCTTGAGGAACAGGATAACACATAAGAGGGGAAGAAAATACTGATGGCCAAAGCAGTGTTTTGGTGCTCGACCAGTCAAATGGGATGGTGTAATGCAATCCAGCTCCTGCTTTTGGGTGGAACGAAAAATGCAATTTGGATGGCAGATTGAAATATTGGGAAGAGTCACCTCCGAAAAGAGGTATTAGTTGGCTAGCCAAAAATTTGGTGAAGCTTTTGCTTGCCTATGAGTTGGCCAATGTTGGcatgaaaaatgaactagatcTGGCAAAAGTGCATTGTCTTGTGAAAAGATCGGTAACCATGCGAACAAAGACCAATTTTCTGGccatgacaaaaaaattggtagGGTAGCTTTTGCCCACCATCCAAAGACACCCTAGATACAGATTGAAATTGTCGGCATCGTGCTCTATAATGGCTGGGCGGCCGCCTAGGTACTATGCAGCATGCTATTCTCGTCTAGCTTTTGCAACAATGTTTGTTGTATAGCCTAGGGGTAAAGTGAATGCCTAATAAGATTTAGGTAGTCCATAGATCACTGCCATATGTTGAGGTTTGGCTTGTACAGTTGTTGTTTAAAGCCGTATGGTTTTTGAGTTCTCATGATTGGCGTCTGAACGACTAGAGATCTACTGTTTCCTGCCATACTTTATCAAGgcttagattttttttttaatctaaaaGACCTATCCTTTCTAATTAGTGAGTTCTTTGAATTTCTGatgattgttttctttgattcCTAATCTATCCTGTCAAGTACACTTAATTACTACATTATATTCTTAACGTCTATATACACTGTTGAATATGCAGGTCAGCATGTGTAAGCAACAAGTTgaagaaaatcaaaatttgGGCTCACAATCTGACATAATGAACACAGGTAACTAAAGCTTCCCAGTTTGCAGAATTAAGTTTTGACACACATGATAATGCCTTTGACACATAGTGTTGTTACTTATGCTTGGAACATTACACAGTTGTGAAAATGGATGTTGGTACTCGGTCATCTAATGGGGAGATGCGAATCCATGCCAGTTCTGAGAAAATGCATGAGGGGCAGGGTCATCAGAAGCAATtaaatcaaacttcttcaaatCTGCAGGTTGCTACTGGTGGACTAGATTTGCAGACTGGTCAGTCAAAAGCACGGAATATTAAGAGTGAGGTTCCTTTTCAGGATCATGAGAAAAATGCTACCCATTTGGTAGACGATAAGCATAGAAGCGATAAGCAAGGTCAAGGGGTTAGTGAAGGTGTTCGAAGAAATTCAGCCAGGTCAATACCTGATTCAGGCTCTGATCTTCCAAATTATGAGACAAAAAGTCAGATGCACACAATACCTAATCAAAACCCAGTTTTAGGAGTTCAGAAAGTTTGTACAGCCTCTTCTGGTTCTACTTCTAGCCATTTTGAGTTATCACGCTCAGTAGTATCAACAGAACCATCATCAGGAGGAAAGACTGGTCGTTTAATGAAAAAGGAACAAACAAGGTTGTTCGCTCCTGCTGAGAGCAAACATGATTCTGTAAAACATTCGGTAGAGAGTTCTGAGGAATTTAGTAGGTCCTCTGAGAAAGTTCAACCAAAAGGAGCCCTTCCTTCTGCTCCAAAATCATCTCAAACGAACAGATTATATGTGTCCTCAGCCAAACATAGAGTACCAGTATCAAAGGAGCAGTCACAAAAGACAATTTCGACAGGAGGAACCTCGGGAAGATCATTCCACGGAGAAGTGACACCATTGAATTCTCGTAATAAGGCAATACCTTCTAgcttttcccagaaaaaagaaaagatccaCCACCGCTGTGTTCATACCACACAAGAGGGTTCCGCTAATTCAACATCAACTGAACTGCGAGCCTCTGATGCGACAGCTTCATTAAGTGATGAGCAGGTGTGAACATAGTGAAGTTCCCCATTATCAAATATTTCTGTTCATAAACCAGTTTATGATTTCTCACTTTCTGTTACTTATTTTTTGTAGCTTGCGTTGTTATTGCATCAACAATTGAACAGCTCTCCCAGAGTACCAAGGGTACCACGTGGCCATCAAGCAGGTAGCATGCAGATGCTACATCCGACTGGAGCTACTGTCTTTTCGAAGCGGTCTTCAGCACATGGAGGACGGGATCAAACAACGGTCAGGCCACTTGTACTGAATGTCATAAATGTATCTTTTATTCTAATATCTCAAACTATGTAAAAAAGTTCTCAAAATTTACTGTTAATACAGGTTTTAAAGAAGAGAAACAAAGATGACGGGGCATTAAGAGATAATGATGACGCCAAGAGGTCGGGAAAGGTGTCTGTTGTTGAGCGGAGGCATAGAGATTATAGCACCGAACGTATCCCTTCTTCGAAGGACTCATGCAGATTAGCGGACAATATAGAATCAAAAGAGCAAAATCATGGTGTGTGTTCAAATGAAGCTACCACTGGGTTAGCGAAGGACGATCTGATGGATAGCAGCATCACAAGAAATTTACCTGGTATGTAGTTcagttcattttgttttgtgcaAACGTAGACGCCTGTAAGCATGTCATATTCTGTCTACAGGATTGATTGATGAAATCATCAGTAGGAACAGAAACATAACATATGGAGAACTGTGTGATGCTGTTGGCCAGGTATGCTATTTACATGAGCATTCACgtatttgttatttttttacatCTTGCACTGATTTTACATTACATCTCAGCACTGGAGGGGTTCAGTTAAATCAAACAGAGAAGATTATGCACAGTCCAGCTATTTACATGCTGTCAATGATTGTCTTAGGAACAAGAGCGAGTGGGCTCACCTTGTTTCCCAGTCTCCAAAGGTCAGATATTGACttccatatttttctcatcattttatccatatttaggctcagtttggcattgctgaactgtcatgcgctgaacttattttataatctgctgtggaaaaatacacacgaaagtagggaaaagttggttagccagACACGAAAATAGTGAAAATCGGGTGAAAAAAAggggattatgataatccaccgcaatgccaaatGAAGCCTTAGTAACTTCAAATTGCCACATGCAAGAGAAATCAAATTTGTTGCTTTCATTTTGCAATACTAGTGATGCCCGTGGTTGCTACAGATCTTTGAAAATTATTTGGTGTGGTGGTAAGGATCTGATTGCTGGAGTTGGTCATGTAGCAGAATAGGGATGAGAGAAGAGCTCAGATGAGATATAGAAGACAacttcttgtttctttctcaCGAAGTGCAAGGCTATTTATACCGGCTTACATGGGGATAATGATGTGAGGATTGAGCTTCATCTTTATATACTCCATCCAAAGAGAGTAAAATTTAAAGGGCTAACAGATTAACAAGATAATCTTGGACAAAGTTGCAACGAATTTAAAGTGCTAACAAACTAACAAGATAATCTTGGAAAGAGATCCCTCTCCCCTACTCTGCAGCCTGGACACCTGCCTCTGGCCCGTGCATACCCATAATCTAGGAGAGAAATCCCTAACTTACTATGATAGCAAATTAACTAACCCGTTATCACCAATTTAGTGACATTCATACTAAAACAAGACTCAAATAACGCAGAAAGCCCCATAAGCAAGGAAGCAGCCATTAGGCACCGCCTCAGCAGCCACTTAATAAGAGGGAGgtagggggaggaggcggcatgCCCACAGATCTGGAGGCACCGGAGCTCGGAATGGTGGGGTAAAGCGCCACCACACCTTAGGTtttcccctctcctcccctcccccccctctctctctctcaaaggAGAAGGCGCGGCCTGTTTAGGTTTCACGCTCCCCTTTTCCTCCCGTGTGGCTTGTTCAGCCTGCTTATGTTGTCAGATATTGAACAAGACCCCATGACGACACCACAGCCCCAAGGCAAATGACGTTTTCTATGGTGAGGCTTGATGCCTTCACCCTGGAGGAGCGTCCCATTGATGTAGTGACAATGTGACGACAGCTTCATAACCATGACGGTAACAGTTCTATCCGTAAGTTTGTAGAGAAGAGGTTGGGGTGGATGTTTTACCCTGTGAAATTTCCTTGCTTCTGTAGGAATGGCAAAAGTACGCCTACGAAAATGGATTGGCTgattcctttgaatcaaacgCAGCTACAATCCTATATGTTCTTTATTCCTCTGAAATTCTTTGGTATCAGAGGGAATAGTTTGGTGCATGCTTACTCTTGTTGCATGACGCAACAACTGTGAACTATTATGAAAGCCATAGTAGTAGCAATTCTGCATGCATTTGTTATTGTACTccaatgaaaacaaaaataccttttgtttttgtttttatcaGTACCTTGGCTGTTCGCTGCAGAAACAATGAAACATAGAGATAGAGTTTAATATTTGTTtccaaaccttttttttttggcaaacttGACCATGCGTAAATAGTGTTTCCTGCATTGTTCATGTCATACTAAAAGGGTTATTGTTTGATAATTGAAGGTTTTATTCAAATGATTTTATTTCAGATATTTTGTCTGttttgatgaataaataatCGTCTCGACTTGTTCTTGTTTCAGATGAATCCAAGCAAGCGTCGAAAGGTGGAATGTGACTCTTTGTTGGCTGATGATGTACTGGAAACAGGAGAGATGGGAAACCGGGATGAAAGATATCCAGGAGAGGAGGGTAGTTCTGACTCACAAGGTCCACCAAGGGGCAAACGGAAGGCTTGGAAACACTCTGATCttgaaatgaaagatttgaATGAAGATGATACGAAAAAAAGATCTAACATTGGTTCATCCTCTGAGGATGCTGCTGCCACCTTGTCCGATTCCAGTAGTGACACAAATGGTACCCCCATGGATGATGAGAGCCAAGAAGATTATTCTGCTGGTGGTAACATGGAACCTAAGACTGCAGATTCAAGTTCATAGGACGTTGGTTGATGCTTGCCGCTTGCTAACACATTTGTTTGTGTGTAACAACAGTGATATCAAGTAATCATTCCTTTGTAATATGCATGTTAGTATGTTGATATGGGTTTCGTTTTGTAATGCCATATGAGCAAGCAAGCGTTTTGGGCAACTACTCAAAAAGCATTTTGAGGCCTGATCGTTGGCTGCTAGATAAAAGGAAATTCACCACAAGCTTAGGACCTCTGAACGGTAGAATTCCAAAAGGACGTACTTCCTTcatctaacaaaagatgtttcaagtttgtccaaatttaaatgtatctaaacataatttagtatatagatgcatttaaatttagtcaaagttgacacatcttttgttggacggaagagTATAGGATTTTAATCTTCATAAGCGTTTCATATGTACaacctccgtttctaaatacttgtacagtgacaaatatataaatacggagggagtatcatttaaTTTGTGTGACTAGGAACCTTCTGTAAGTTTTTCGGGGAATGTAGTCTATGTCCCTGTTCATGCGCACCTTGAGAACTTCACATGAGATCACTTATCCTCAATGGCATTTCCAAGGACGAGCTCCTATTTGTCCTTATTTGTTCATTTGAGGGTGTTTGTACAAATGGTGGTATGAAAAATATGTTGTAGTCCTTTtcgtatttggtttcgttaacaCATTACTTTTACCAAatattactactccctccatcccatattaagtgactcaaatttgcccaaatatggatgtataaaacatctacatacatgtaatagaaagtcacttaatggacggaggaagtatattaATATGGAATTTATATGTTACGAAACTACAATTATCAGTAAAAAAATTTGAAGATGaatatattgatataaatttcatgtattaAACAACACATCAATACAGTGATTCTTAATCAAAGTCTTGTCTCAATGAAACCAAATAtaccaacctttgtgaaaaagTACTTCCTCAGTTTCTAAATTCTCGAGTGAGTATTTAGCTTTGGCTGAGGATATCACATACACCCTCATAGACGATCCAAGAAAGTTCTCTGTTGGCACATGTCCATGGTCGAGTGCCCGAACACGTAGAAGATGTCCGACGTTGACATGCAAGTGCAGAACTCACACTTGAAGAACCTGGCATAGAGACGATGATCCCAAAGTTTCTACAAACTGGCCTTAAGTGTTGGGCATGTTCCTCTTCAGATCCCCAGAAGATCAAGCATCGACGAACACGGCGAACTTGTCCAGAAAATCCATGAAAACCGAGTTCATTAGTTGCATAAAAGAGGATGAGGCATTTGTCAGTCCAAAATGCATAATCATGAACTCATATAAGCCATAACGAGTTATATGTGCTGTTTGGGAACATCTTTGGACCTGATCTTGTTCTGGTGGTAGCCCAACTGCATATCAATCTTCAAAAAGGCACTAGTCAATTGATTGAAAATATAATTTATCCAGGTCTGTGGATACTTGTTCTTTATCATCACCCCATTAAGATACGCCATCCGCAAACtacatctttcttcttcacaaAGAGCCGGACAATCCTAACATACAAAGCATCCATTGTGCTTGAGAGAACATTTTGCTTGTACACAACGCTGTTTCGCAATAGCAATACAATAAATCGCAAGGAAGCAGCGGAATGTCTGACACTTGAGTAGGCAGGAAGAGAGCTTCTTGCGGGCATCCATATAAGGAATTCTTCTCATGGGTACAAATGGGCCCAGTCGTCCGACCTGCAGTCCGTACTCCATCATCATCAAGATAAAATGCCCAGGTGATCTTGAAAAACCACTTAACAGATCGACTCGTTCACCATACTTGGATATAAGTACCAGCGCTCGTATACCCTAAGGGAGCTTGCTTATTCACGTTGGAATTACTTCGAGTTCCTTGATTATTCACCTGTGATTACTTCAAGTTTGCATACTGGGCAAAAGGTGCCCCACTTTGTCAGCCATGGATCAACACACACAGTGTGAAATTCTGCATACAAAATTATTGACCATAAGAGTTCATACAAAATGAAAAGTTTCCAGCACGATTGATGATGTTGGAAATCACTACCTGGATCACAAAAGGAATTATGTAAAACAAGCAAAATATTTTGCATGCAGAAATAAGAAACATAAGATATCACATGAGCATTTCAAATCAAGCAACACAAACATATTATATTAAACAAGATAAGCGAAATATGGTTTTCAAAATCCTTCAAGACGTCAAATCATCGATCATAAAATTCCTTTCTTCAAATATGGCCCTCGTACCTTATTAAAATGGTGAGTAAACTTCTTTAATTATGTCAAGAAACTATACTCGTAAGTCTTAAGATCAAACTTCGCAAAACtacacttctttttttgagaagtTCACCAGGGGGCAGGATGCCCACCTGAATATATTCCTCAAAGAAGCCCAAGGGATGATACAGTTTGCGAAAGCAAGAAGGAAAACACAAAGCCAGGTACATGGTTACAACACTACACACATAAAATCCCTAAACACCGATGACAGCTGATCCTAGGAGGTCAGGAAAGCAGCACAAATCAACACGAGCAACAGAAGACAGGGTTGTCGATGGAAACACGGACGCATGGAGAACAGCACAAAAGAAACTCCACAAGATCCCGAGAAGAGAGTTCGTCCATTGTAGGCACTGAAACAACCAGCCATAGAAAACCGCAAGCTATCACCAGCAAGAGGCCGTACCGTCACCAGCCCTGTGCTCTCGAGCACTCACCACCGGAAGGATAATCGAAATCTTAGGGGAATCGGGAAGAGGGCACAATGACAGGAGAAGACTC contains:
- the LOC100830596 gene encoding uncharacterized protein LOC100830596 isoform X2, whose protein sequence is MKGGRLHRPEPLGPQTTVAASASESASAPTPADDWVDGSWTVDCSCGVTFDDGEEMVSCDECSVWVHTRCARYLRTVQSSFSCHNCKYKRAPSSADETEVAELLAELPTHRPPPLYRRWAEVPLPARVHVHGVPGGSDAALFRGAPASPAFSAALWRCAGYVPKKFGFRYCEFPSWAEDKDGADALFALAREKRKDTVEVRFPLPLGAVRRKESKTTQILNKKADGSDGAEEVPPQADAKKRGASFITAEVDTWENGFQQKGDLAAADFILKDQCADVNMAISDFQVVVEANKKTKESLKPIGEKKSPEGISGMLKTDESKESVGLEISSGGRTTSAVAEQEVHSRFVKVEVSMCKQQVEENQNLGSQSDIMNTVVKMDVGTRSSNGEMRIHASSEKMHEGQGHQKQLNQTSSNLQVATGGLDLQTGQSKARNIKSEVPFQDHEKNATHLVDDKHRSDKQGQGVSEGVRRNSARSIPDSGSDLPNYETKSQMHTIPNQNPVLGVQKVCTASSGSTSSHFELSRSVVSTEPSSGGKTGRLMKKEQTRLFAPAESKHDSVKHSVESSEEFSRSSEKVQPKGALPSAPKSSQTNRLYVSSAKHRVPVSKEQSQKTISTGGTSGRSFHGEVTPLNSRNKAIPSSFSQKKEKIHHRCVHTTQEGSANSTSTELRASDATASLSDEQLALLLHQQLNSSPRVPRVPRGHQAGSMQMLHPTGATVFSKRSSAHGGRDQTTVLKKRNKDDGALRDNDDAKRSGKVSVVERRHRDYSTERIPSSKDSCRLADNIESKEQNHGVCSNEATTGLAKDDLMDSSITRNLPGLIDEIISRNRNITYGELCDAVGQHWRGSVKSNREDYAQSSYLHAVNDCLRNKSEWAHLVSQSPKKAP
- the LOC100830596 gene encoding uncharacterized protein LOC100830596 isoform X1 — encoded protein: MKGGRLHRPEPLGPQTTVAASASESASAPTPADDWVDGSWTVDCSCGVTFDDGEEMVSCDECSVWVHTRCARYLRTVQSSFSCHNCKYKRAPSSADETEVAELLAELPTHRPPPLYRRWAEVPLPARVHVHGVPGGSDAALFRGAPASPAFSAALWRCAGYVPKKFGFRYCEFPSWAEDKDGADALFALAREKRKDTVEVRFPLPLGAVRRKESKTTQILNKKADGSDGAEEVPPQADAKKRGASFITAEVDTWENGFQQKGDLAAADFILKDQCADVNMAISDFQVVVEANKKTKESLKPIGEKKSPEGISGMLKTDESKESVGLEISSGGRTTSAVAEQEVHSRFVKVEVSMCKQQVEENQNLGSQSDIMNTVVKMDVGTRSSNGEMRIHASSEKMHEGQGHQKQLNQTSSNLQVATGGLDLQTGQSKARNIKSEVPFQDHEKNATHLVDDKHRSDKQGQGVSEGVRRNSARSIPDSGSDLPNYETKSQMHTIPNQNPVLGVQKVCTASSGSTSSHFELSRSVVSTEPSSGGKTGRLMKKEQTRLFAPAESKHDSVKHSVESSEEFSRSSEKVQPKGALPSAPKSSQTNRLYVSSAKHRVPVSKEQSQKTISTGGTSGRSFHGEVTPLNSRNKAIPSSFSQKKEKIHHRCVHTTQEGSANSTSTELRASDATASLSDEQLALLLHQQLNSSPRVPRVPRGHQAGSMQMLHPTGATVFSKRSSAHGGRDQTTVLKKRNKDDGALRDNDDAKRSGKVSVVERRHRDYSTERIPSSKDSCRLADNIESKEQNHGVCSNEATTGLAKDDLMDSSITRNLPGLIDEIISRNRNITYGELCDAVGQHWRGSVKSNREDYAQSSYLHAVNDCLRNKSEWAHLVSQSPKMNPSKRRKVECDSLLADDVLETGEMGNRDERYPGEEGSSDSQGPPRGKRKAWKHSDLEMKDLNEDDTKKRSNIGSSSEDAAATLSDSSSDTNGTPMDDESQEDYSAGGNMEPKTADSSS